In Oryzias melastigma strain HK-1 linkage group LG16, ASM292280v2, whole genome shotgun sequence, a single genomic region encodes these proteins:
- the etaa1 gene encoding ewing's tumor-associated antigen 1 isoform X2, protein MTEERERFCSPPEPGTKPPRGNRLSRSCRQTAAESPRAGGGAGWSSSELLTEFKTPTRIPRPRPAASSAESPHSDSDFQQDIVWDGASPSPRRPGRRTGKQSNGTVSISQIVSRIAPEHGRPRTSEPSLQQWIGDSASIPCTPEVPAARTSRKSPRTSTEVLLKLAQQFDQNLFHQEEGLPPDQNPDYSDHEDSTPAWNAVTDCDQQLENDLDFLFDGPTQSSSLSPVLVLPTEPPELQPAAPTTAAVSTATSRTSSAREPFEDDWDNDDILNDTLVLEMTQNPLKFLTPQLCSTQNPLNQGNAAGPGPRAGKENTRPRTSFRLDRIAGSSERRSKKFWSSEPSGSVACQQRSPETRSVFTWQKCRPITTIPELQGPGPIVQKNPDLLSSQSNPTDVDFLDEDLDSLFSSEPVWDDPADDDLLCGVCDELENQIQNQQRAVLQLTRSAFDNQIQTSGAALTRTAPALTGRGSVSPWQHENSRGAVSMTTGTSGGKCSAAEIELKKQQAVERRRRRLQAAQNLQTQT, encoded by the exons ATGACCGAGGAGCGGGAAAGGTTCTGCTCCCCGCCGGAACCGGGAACGAAACCGCCGCGAGGGAACCGCCTGAGCCGGAGCTGCAGGCAGACCGCGGCGGAGTCCCCGCGGGCCGGAG GCGGAGCGGGATGGTCCAGCTCAGAACTTCTCACAGAATTCAAGACTCCCACCAGGATTCCCAGACCCAGACCGGCGGCTTCCAGCGCCGAGTCTCCTCACAGCGACTCGGACTTCCAGCAGGACATCGTCTGGGACGGCGCCTCACCGTCGCCTCGGCGACCAG GCCGGAGAACCGGGAAGCAGTCCAACGGAACCGTCAGCATCTCCCAGATCGTCAGCAGGATCGCCCCAGAG CACGGCCGGCCGCGGACCTCGGAACCGAGCCTGCAGCAATGGATTGGCGACAGCGCCAGCATCCCCTGCACTCCGGAAGTTCCAGCTGCCAGAACCAGCAGGAAGTCCCCGAG AACCAGCACCGAGGTCCTGCTGAAGCTCGCCCAGCAGTTCGACCAGAACTTGTTCCACCAG GAGGAGGGGCTTCCGCCGGACCAGAACCCGGACTACAGTGACCATGAGGACTCTACGCCGGCGTGGAACGCTGTTACGGACTGCGACCAACAGTTGGAGAACGACCTGGACTTCCTTTTTGACGGGCCGACCCAGAGCAGTAGCCTGAGCCCGGTGTTAGTTCTGCCAACAGAACCGCCTGAACTTCAGCCTGCCGCTCCGACCACTGCAGCCGTTTCCACGGCGACATCCAGGACCTCCTCGGCCCGCGAGCCGTTTGAGGACGACTGGGACAATGACGACATACTGAATGACACTCTGGTTCTGGAGATGACTCAGAACCCTCTCAAGTTCTTGACACCCCAGCTCTGTTCCACCCAGAACCCTCTGAATCAGGGGAACGCCGCTGGTCCGGGACCCAGGGCAGGAAAGGAGAACACCAGACCAAGAACCTCGTTCAGATTGGACCGGATCGCCGGTTCCTCTGAGAGAAGAAGCAAGAAGTTCTGGAGTTCTGAGCCATCTGGGTCTGTGGCCTGTCAGCAAAGGAGCCCAGAGACCAGATCCGTGTTCACCTGGCAGAAGTGCCGTCCGATCACGACCATACCAGAACTGCAGGGTCCTGGTCCGATTGTCCAGAAGAACCCTGACCTGCTTTCTTCCCAAAGCAACCCAACTGACGTGGACTTCCTGGACGAGGATCTGGACTCGTTGTTCTCCTCAGAACCGGTCTGGGACGATCCAGCTGACGACGACCTGCTGTGTGGAGTCTGTGATGAACTGGAGAACCAGATCCAGAACCAGCAGAGAGCGGTTCTGCAGTTGACCCGCAGCGCCTTTGACAACCAAATCCAGACTTCTGGTGCGGCGCTGACCAGAACCGCGCCCGCATTGACAGGGAGGGGTTCTGTGTCGCCATGGCAACATGAAAACAGCAGAGGGGccgtttccatgacaaccgGCACAA GTGGCGGGAAATGCTCGGCGGCAGAGATCGAGCTGAAGAAGCAGCAGGCCGTGGAGCGGCGCCGCCGGAGGCTGCAGGCTGCACAGAACCTCCAGACCCAGACCTGA
- the etaa1 gene encoding ewing's tumor-associated antigen 1 isoform X3, which produces MFCGLWVLLQPGTQKPAPGGAGWSSSELLTEFKTPTRIPRPRPAASSAESPHSDSDFQQDIVWDGASPSPRRPGRRTGKQSNGTVSISQIVSRIAPEHGRPRTSEPSLQQWIGDSASIPCTPEVPAARTSRKSPRTSTEVLLKLAQQFDQNLFHQEEGLLSDQNPFHQEEGLPPDQNPDYSDHEDSTPAWNAVTDCDQQLENDLDFLFDGPTQSSSLSPVLVLPTEPPELQPAAPTTAAVSTATSRTSSAREPFEDDWDNDDILNDTLVLEMTQNPLKFLTPQLCSTQNPLNQGNAAGPGPRAGKENTRPRTSFRLDRIAGSSERRSKKFWSSEPSGSVACQQRSPETRSVFTWQKCRPITTIPELQGPGPIVQKNPDLLSSQSNPTDVDFLDEDLDSLFSSEPVWDDPADDDLLCGVCDELENQIQNQQRAVLQLTRSAFDNQIQTSGAALTRTAPALTGRGSVSPWQHENSRGAVSMTTGTSGGKCSAAEIELKKQQAVERRRRRLQAAQNLQTQT; this is translated from the exons ATGTTCTGTGGACTCTGGGTTCTCCTCCAGCCAGGAACCCAGAAACCTGCTCCAG GCGGAGCGGGATGGTCCAGCTCAGAACTTCTCACAGAATTCAAGACTCCCACCAGGATTCCCAGACCCAGACCGGCGGCTTCCAGCGCCGAGTCTCCTCACAGCGACTCGGACTTCCAGCAGGACATCGTCTGGGACGGCGCCTCACCGTCGCCTCGGCGACCAG GCCGGAGAACCGGGAAGCAGTCCAACGGAACCGTCAGCATCTCCCAGATCGTCAGCAGGATCGCCCCAGAG CACGGCCGGCCGCGGACCTCGGAACCGAGCCTGCAGCAATGGATTGGCGACAGCGCCAGCATCCCCTGCACTCCGGAAGTTCCAGCTGCCAGAACCAGCAGGAAGTCCCCGAG AACCAGCACCGAGGTCCTGCTGAAGCTCGCCCAGCAGTTCGACCAGAACTTGTTCCACCAGGAGGAGGGGCTTCTGTCGGACCAGAACCCGTTCCACCAGGAGGAGGGGCTTCCGCCGGACCAGAACCCGGACTACAGTGACCATGAGGACTCTACGCCGGCGTGGAACGCTGTTACGGACTGCGACCAACAGTTGGAGAACGACCTGGACTTCCTTTTTGACGGGCCGACCCAGAGCAGTAGCCTGAGCCCGGTGTTAGTTCTGCCAACAGAACCGCCTGAACTTCAGCCTGCCGCTCCGACCACTGCAGCCGTTTCCACGGCGACATCCAGGACCTCCTCGGCCCGCGAGCCGTTTGAGGACGACTGGGACAATGACGACATACTGAATGACACTCTGGTTCTGGAGATGACTCAGAACCCTCTCAAGTTCTTGACACCCCAGCTCTGTTCCACCCAGAACCCTCTGAATCAGGGGAACGCCGCTGGTCCGGGACCCAGGGCAGGAAAGGAGAACACCAGACCAAGAACCTCGTTCAGATTGGACCGGATCGCCGGTTCCTCTGAGAGAAGAAGCAAGAAGTTCTGGAGTTCTGAGCCATCTGGGTCTGTGGCCTGTCAGCAAAGGAGCCCAGAGACCAGATCCGTGTTCACCTGGCAGAAGTGCCGTCCGATCACGACCATACCAGAACTGCAGGGTCCTGGTCCGATTGTCCAGAAGAACCCTGACCTGCTTTCTTCCCAAAGCAACCCAACTGACGTGGACTTCCTGGACGAGGATCTGGACTCGTTGTTCTCCTCAGAACCGGTCTGGGACGATCCAGCTGACGACGACCTGCTGTGTGGAGTCTGTGATGAACTGGAGAACCAGATCCAGAACCAGCAGAGAGCGGTTCTGCAGTTGACCCGCAGCGCCTTTGACAACCAAATCCAGACTTCTGGTGCGGCGCTGACCAGAACCGCGCCCGCATTGACAGGGAGGGGTTCTGTGTCGCCATGGCAACATGAAAACAGCAGAGGGGccgtttccatgacaaccgGCACAA GTGGCGGGAAATGCTCGGCGGCAGAGATCGAGCTGAAGAAGCAGCAGGCCGTGGAGCGGCGCCGCCGGAGGCTGCAGGCTGCACAGAACCTCCAGACCCAGACCTGA
- the etaa1 gene encoding ewing's tumor-associated antigen 1 isoform X1 translates to MTEERERFCSPPEPGTKPPRGNRLSRSCRQTAAESPRAGGGAGWSSSELLTEFKTPTRIPRPRPAASSAESPHSDSDFQQDIVWDGASPSPRRPGRRTGKQSNGTVSISQIVSRIAPEHGRPRTSEPSLQQWIGDSASIPCTPEVPAARTSRKSPRTSTEVLLKLAQQFDQNLFHQEEGLLSDQNPFHQEEGLPPDQNPDYSDHEDSTPAWNAVTDCDQQLENDLDFLFDGPTQSSSLSPVLVLPTEPPELQPAAPTTAAVSTATSRTSSAREPFEDDWDNDDILNDTLVLEMTQNPLKFLTPQLCSTQNPLNQGNAAGPGPRAGKENTRPRTSFRLDRIAGSSERRSKKFWSSEPSGSVACQQRSPETRSVFTWQKCRPITTIPELQGPGPIVQKNPDLLSSQSNPTDVDFLDEDLDSLFSSEPVWDDPADDDLLCGVCDELENQIQNQQRAVLQLTRSAFDNQIQTSGAALTRTAPALTGRGSVSPWQHENSRGAVSMTTGTSGGKCSAAEIELKKQQAVERRRRRLQAAQNLQTQT, encoded by the exons ATGACCGAGGAGCGGGAAAGGTTCTGCTCCCCGCCGGAACCGGGAACGAAACCGCCGCGAGGGAACCGCCTGAGCCGGAGCTGCAGGCAGACCGCGGCGGAGTCCCCGCGGGCCGGAG GCGGAGCGGGATGGTCCAGCTCAGAACTTCTCACAGAATTCAAGACTCCCACCAGGATTCCCAGACCCAGACCGGCGGCTTCCAGCGCCGAGTCTCCTCACAGCGACTCGGACTTCCAGCAGGACATCGTCTGGGACGGCGCCTCACCGTCGCCTCGGCGACCAG GCCGGAGAACCGGGAAGCAGTCCAACGGAACCGTCAGCATCTCCCAGATCGTCAGCAGGATCGCCCCAGAG CACGGCCGGCCGCGGACCTCGGAACCGAGCCTGCAGCAATGGATTGGCGACAGCGCCAGCATCCCCTGCACTCCGGAAGTTCCAGCTGCCAGAACCAGCAGGAAGTCCCCGAG AACCAGCACCGAGGTCCTGCTGAAGCTCGCCCAGCAGTTCGACCAGAACTTGTTCCACCAGGAGGAGGGGCTTCTGTCGGACCAGAACCCGTTCCACCAGGAGGAGGGGCTTCCGCCGGACCAGAACCCGGACTACAGTGACCATGAGGACTCTACGCCGGCGTGGAACGCTGTTACGGACTGCGACCAACAGTTGGAGAACGACCTGGACTTCCTTTTTGACGGGCCGACCCAGAGCAGTAGCCTGAGCCCGGTGTTAGTTCTGCCAACAGAACCGCCTGAACTTCAGCCTGCCGCTCCGACCACTGCAGCCGTTTCCACGGCGACATCCAGGACCTCCTCGGCCCGCGAGCCGTTTGAGGACGACTGGGACAATGACGACATACTGAATGACACTCTGGTTCTGGAGATGACTCAGAACCCTCTCAAGTTCTTGACACCCCAGCTCTGTTCCACCCAGAACCCTCTGAATCAGGGGAACGCCGCTGGTCCGGGACCCAGGGCAGGAAAGGAGAACACCAGACCAAGAACCTCGTTCAGATTGGACCGGATCGCCGGTTCCTCTGAGAGAAGAAGCAAGAAGTTCTGGAGTTCTGAGCCATCTGGGTCTGTGGCCTGTCAGCAAAGGAGCCCAGAGACCAGATCCGTGTTCACCTGGCAGAAGTGCCGTCCGATCACGACCATACCAGAACTGCAGGGTCCTGGTCCGATTGTCCAGAAGAACCCTGACCTGCTTTCTTCCCAAAGCAACCCAACTGACGTGGACTTCCTGGACGAGGATCTGGACTCGTTGTTCTCCTCAGAACCGGTCTGGGACGATCCAGCTGACGACGACCTGCTGTGTGGAGTCTGTGATGAACTGGAGAACCAGATCCAGAACCAGCAGAGAGCGGTTCTGCAGTTGACCCGCAGCGCCTTTGACAACCAAATCCAGACTTCTGGTGCGGCGCTGACCAGAACCGCGCCCGCATTGACAGGGAGGGGTTCTGTGTCGCCATGGCAACATGAAAACAGCAGAGGGGccgtttccatgacaaccgGCACAA GTGGCGGGAAATGCTCGGCGGCAGAGATCGAGCTGAAGAAGCAGCAGGCCGTGGAGCGGCGCCGCCGGAGGCTGCAGGCTGCACAGAACCTCCAGACCCAGACCTGA